The following proteins are encoded in a genomic region of Mustela erminea isolate mMusErm1 chromosome 3, mMusErm1.Pri, whole genome shotgun sequence:
- the LOC116586438 gene encoding protocadherin beta-14, whose amino-acid sequence MEIKGELALRKRQVLILFVLLELSEAGPESVRYSVAEETEVGSFVANLARDLGLGVEELSSREARVVSDDNEKHLQLDLRTGDLLLNEKLDREELCGSTEPCVLHFQMVLENPLQFFRAELQVTDINDHSPMFLDKQILIKISESTSIGTTFLMESAQDLDVGTNSLQNYTISPNSHFYIKIQDSGDRKLYPELVLDRALDHEEESELSLTLTALDGGSPPRSGTTLVLIKVLDINDNAPQFAQKLYEVQVLEDTPIGSWIITIFANDLDTGNYGKISYTFLHASEDIRKTFEINPISGEVHLRSCLDFEVIQFYTIRIQATDGGGLSEECTLLVKVIDINDNPPEVTISSFTKSIPENASETLVALFSVRDQDSGDNGRMVCSIQDDLPFYLKPTFKNFFTLVSEKALDRETRSEYNITITVTDLGTPRLKTQHNLTVTVSDVNDNAPTFSQTTYTLRVRENNSPALHIGSVSATDRDSGANAQVTYSLLPPHDPQLPLGSLVSINADNGQLFALRSLDFEALQAFEFRVGAADRGSPALSSQALVRVLVADANDNAPFVLYPLQNGSAPCTELVPRAAEAGYLVAKVVAVDGDSGQNAWLSYQLLKATEPGLFGVWAHNGEVRTARPLSERDAVKHRLLVLVRDHGEPPLSASVTLHVLLVDGFSQPYLPLPDAAAAEARADPLTVYLVVALASVSSLFLFSVLVFVAVRLCRRRRAASGGGCSVPEGPFPGHLVDVSGAGTLSHSYQYEVCLTGGSATGEFKFLKPIIPGLPVPDTGRNIEGNENFRNSFGFNIQ is encoded by the coding sequence ATGGAGATCAAAGGGGAGCTCGCTCTGCGGAAAAGGCAAGTCCTgattctctttgttttgctgGAATTATCTGAGGCAGGTCCTGAATCTGTGCGATATTCTgtggcagaggaaacagaagttGGTTCTTTTGTGGCCAATCTTGCAAGGGATCTAGGGCTTGGGGTGGAGGAGCTATCATCACGGGAGGCCCGGGTAGTGTCAGATGATAACGAAAAGCACTTACAACTTGATTTACGGACGGGGGATTTGCTCCTAAATGAGAAACTGGACCGAGAAGAGCTCTGTGGCTCCACCGAGCCCTGTGTGCTGCATTTTCAGATGGTATTAGAAAACCCTTTACAGTTCTTTCGGGCTGAACTGCAAGTCACAGACATAAATGATCACTCCCCTATGTTTCTAGACAagcaaatacttattaaaatatcagaaagtaCCAGCATTGGAACCACATTCCTAATGGAGAGTGCCCAAGATTTGGATGTAGGAACCAACAGTCTTCAAAACTACACAATTAGCCCCAATTCTCATTTCTACATTAAAATCCAAGACAGCGGTGATAGAAAGTTATACCCAGAACTGGTCCTGGACAGAGCATTAGATCATGAGGAGGAGTCTGAGCTCTCATTAACACTCACAGCACTGGATGGTGGATCGCCACCCAGGTCTGGGACAACTTTGGTTCTCATCAAGGTCCTGGACATCAATGACAATGCCCCTCAGTTTGCTCAGAAGCTCTATGAAGTGCAAGTTCTGGAGGACACACCCATTGGTTCCTGGATTATTACCATTTTTGCTAACGATCTGGATACAGGAAATTATGGGAAAATATCATACACATTTTTGCATGCATCAGAAGATATTCgtaaaacatttgaaatcaatCCAATATCCGGGGAAGTTCATTTGAGATCATGTCTGGATTTTGAAGTGATACAGTTCTACACTATACGTATTCAGGCAACAGATGGTGGGGGTCTTTCAGAAGAATGTACTCTTCTGGTTAAAGTAATAGATATAAATGATAATCCACCAGAAGTGACCATCTCATCATTTACAAAGTCAATTCCAGAAAATGCCTCAGAGACTCTGGTTGCTCTTTTTAGTGTCCGAGACCAAGACTCTGGGGATAACGGGAGGATGGTGTGCTCCATTCAGGATGACCTCCCCTTTTATCTGAAACCAACCTTCAAGAACTTTTTCACTCTAGTTTCGGAAAAAGCTCTGGACAGAGAGACAAGATCCGAGTACAACATCACCATCACCGTCACCGACCTGGGGACCCCCAGGCTGAAAACTCAGCACAACCTCACGGTGACCGTGTCCGACGTTAACGACAACGCCCCGACCTTCAGCCAGACGACCTACACCCTGCGCGTCCGCGAGAACAACAGCCCCGCCCTGCACATCGGCAGCGTGAGCGCCACCGACAGAGACTCGGGCGCCAACGCCCAAGTCACCTACTCGCTGCTGCCGCCCCACGACCCGCAGCTGCCGCTGGGCTCGCTGGTGTCCATCAACGCGGACAACGGGCAGCTGTTCGCGCTCAGGTCGCTGGATTTCGAGGCGCTGCAGGCGTTCGAGTTCCGCGTGGGCGCGGCCGACCGCGGCTCGCCGGCGCTCAGCAGCCAGGCGCTGGTGCGCGTGCTGGTGGCGGACGCCAACGACAACGCGCCGTTCGTGCTGTACCCGCTGCAGAACGGCTCGGCGCCCTGCACCGAGCTGGTGCCGCGGGCGGCCGAGGCGGGCTACCTGGTGGCCAAGGTGGTGGCGGTGGACGGCGACTCGGGCCAGAACGCCTGGCTGTCGTACCAGCTGCTCAAGGCCACGGAGCCCGGGCTGTTCGGCGTGTGGGCGCACAACGGCGAGGTGCGCACGGCGCGGCCGCTGAGCGAGCGCGACGCCGTCAAGCACAGGCTGCTGGTGCTGGTCCGGGACCACGGCGAGCCGCCGCTGTCGGCCAGCGTCACGCTGCACGTGCTGCTGGTGGACGGCTTCTCGCAGCCCTACCTGCCGCTGCCGGACGCGGCGGCGGCCGAGGCCCGCGCCGACCCGCTCACCGTCTACCTGGTGGTGGCCTTGGCGTCCGTGTCGTCGCTCTTCCTGTTTTCGGTGCTGGTGTTCGTGGCGGTGCGGCTGTGCAGGAGGAGGCGGGCGGCGTCGGGGGGTGGCTGCTCGGTGCCCGAGGGTCCGTTTCCGGGCCACCTGGTGGACGTCAGCGGCGCGGGGACCCTGTCCCACAGCTACCAGTATGAGGTGTGTCTGACGGGAGGTTCAGCGACCGGTGAGTTCAAGTTCTTGAAGCCGATTATCCCCGGCCTTCCAGTCCCTGACACTGGTAGAAATATAGAGGGAAATGAGAACTTTAGGAACAGTTTTGGATTCaacattcaataa
- the LOC116586439 gene encoding protocadherin beta-11-like, producing MVALQDNIGGVKTLNWTMFWTRLPTRCAQSGGKTERTRLQGANYKLLSRVKILRPPKIRWTLAETRFPKLRREAEAILQEAFLKGAMENGRADALQIRQVLLLFVLLGMSQAGSESGRFSVAEEMQSGSFVGNLAKDLGLEVGELFSRGAEVVSNDNKRRLQLDINTGDLLLSESLDREELCGSTEPCVLHFQVLMKNPLQFLRIELQVRDINDHSPAFLEKEMLLEIPENSPVGAVFLLESAKDLDVGINALKNYTISPNSYFHIKMRVNPDNRKYPELVLDKALDYEEQSELSFILTAMDGGSPPRSGTATVRVVVVDTNDNSPEFEQPFYEVKIPENSLLGSLIVTVPASDLDSGKNGEISYSFSHASEDIRKTFEINQKSGEVILTAPMDFETTESYSIIIQATDGGGLFGKSTVRIQVMDVNDNAPEIAVSSITSPVPENLPEAVVMVFSIRDRDSGDNGKMICSIPEDLPFILKSSVENYYTLETEGMLDRESQAEYNITITVTDLGTPRLKTQHNLTVTVSDVNDNAPTFSQTTYTLRVRENNSPALHIGSVSATDRDSGANAQVTYSLLPPHDPQLPLGSLVSINADNGQLFALRSLDFEALQAFEFRVGAADRGSPALSSQALVRVLVADANDNAPFVLYPLQNGSAPCTELVPRAAEAGYLVAKVVAVDGDSGQNAWLSYQLLKATEPGLFGVWAHNGEVRTARPLSERDAVKHRLLVLVRDHGEPPLSASVTLHVLLVDGFSQPYLPLPDAAAAEARADPLTVYLVVALASVSSLFLFSVLVFVAVRLCRRRRAASGGGCSVPEGPFPGHLVDVSGAGTLSHSYQYEVCLTGGSATGEFKFLKPIIPNFPPQRSGKETEENPTFHNSFGFNI from the coding sequence ATGGTGGCGCTGCAGGATAACATCGGCGGTGTAAAAACACTGAACTGGACGATGTTCTGGACTCGGTTACCCACCCGGTGCGCTCAGAGTGGtgggaagacagaaagaacacGCCTTCAAGGTGCGAACTACAAGCTACTCAGCAGGGTTAAAATCCTTAGGCCTCCTAAGATTCGGTGGACATTAGCAGAGACACGTTTCCCAAAACTGCGAAGAGAAGCTGAAGCGATTCTGCAGGAAGCTTTCCTTAAAGGAGCTATGGAGAACGGAAGGGCAGACGCTTTGCAGATAAGGCAAGTcctgcttctttttgttttgctagGAATGTCTCAGGCGGGTTCCGAATCTGGGCGCTTTTCGGTGGCAGAGGAAATGCAGAGCGGGAGCTTTGTAGGCAATTTGGCAAAGGACCTGGGACTAGAAGTGGGTGAGCTGTTCTCAAGGGGGGCTGAGGTGGTCTCTAATGATAACAAAAGGCGTTTGCAGCTGGACATAAACACCGGAGATTTGCTCTTAAGCGAATCACTAGACCGGGAGGAGCTCTGTGGCTCCACGGAGCCCTGTGTGTTGCATTTCCAGGTATTAATGAAAAACCCTTTGCAGTTTTTACGAATTGAGCTCCAGGTCAGGGATATAAATGACCACTCTCCTGccttcttagaaaaagaaatgctccTAGAAATCCCAGAGAATAGTCCTGTTGGTGCTGTGTTCTTACTAGAAAGCGCGAAGGATTTAGATGTAGGAATCAACGCTCTAAAGAACTACACAATAAGCCCCAACTCTTATTTCCACATTAAAATGAGAGTCAATCCAGACAATAGGAAATATCCGGAGTTGGTTCTGGACAAGGCACTGGATTATGAAGAGCAGTCGGAGCTCAGTTTCATCCTCACTGCTATGGATGGCGGGTCTCCGCCCAGGTCCGGGACTGCCACAGTTCGGGTTGTGGTTGTAGACACTAATGACAACTCCCCTGAGTTTGAGCAGCCATTTTATGAGGTGAAGATTCCAGAGAATAGCCTATTAGGCTCACTCATTGTCACTGTCCCAGCTTCGGATTTAGACTCcggaaaaaatggagaaatatcaTATTCTTTTTCCCATGCCTCAGAAGATATTCGCAAGACATTTGAAATTAATCAAAAGTCCGGAGAAGTCATTTTAACCGCACCCATGGATTTTGAAACAACTGAATCATACTCAATAATCATTCAAGCCACAGATGGGGGCGGCCTCTTTGGAAAATCAACAGTCAGAATTCAGGTGATGGATGTGAATGACAATGCTCCTGAAATCGCTGTGTCATCAATTACCAGTCCAGTCCCAGAAAATTTGCCGGAGGCTGTGGTTATGGTTTTTAGCATCCGAGACAGAGACTCTGGGGACAATGGGAAGATGATTTGTTCTATCCCAGAAGATCTCCCTTTCATACTAAAATCTTCCGTTGAGAATTATTACACACTGGAAACGGAGGGGATGTTGGACAGAGAGAGCCAGGCCGAGTACAACATCACCATCACCGTCACCGACCTGGGGACCCCCAGGCTGAAAACCCAGCACAACCTCACGGTGACCGTGTCCGACGTCAACGACAACGCCCCGACCTTCAGCCAGACGACCTACACCCTGCGCGTCCGCGAGAACAACAGCCCCGCCCTGCACATCGGCAGCGTGAGCGCCACCGACAGAGACTCGGGCGCCAACGCCCAGGTCACCTACTCGCTGCTGCCGCCCCACGACCCGCAGCTGCCGCTGGGCTCGCTGGTGTCCATCAACGCGGACAACGGGCAGCTGTTCGCGCTCAGGTCGCTGGATTTCGAGGCGCTGCAGGCGTTCGAGTTCCGCGTGGGCGCGGCCGACCGCGGCTCGCCGGCGCTCAGCAGCCAGGCGCTGGTGCGCGTGCTGGTGGCGGACGCCAACGACAACGCGCCGTTCGTGCTGTACCCGCTGCAGAACGGCTCGGCGCCCTGCACCGAGCTGGTGCCGCGGGCGGCCGAGGCGGGCTACCTGGTGGCCAAGGTGGTGGCGGTGGACGGCGACTCGGGCCAGAACGCCTGGCTGTCGTACCAGCTGCTCAAGGCCACGGAGCCCGGGCTGTTCGGCGTGTGGGCGCACAACGGCGAGGTGCGCACGGCGCGGCCGCTGAGCGAGCGCGACGCCGTCAAGCACAGGCTGCTGGTGCTGGTCCGCGACCACGGCGAGCCGCCGCTGTCGGCCAGCGTCACGCTGCACGTGCTGCTGGTGGACGGCTTCTCGCAGCCCTACCTGCCGCTGCCGGACGCGGCGGCGGCCGAGGCCCGCGCCGACCCGCTCACCGTCTACCTGGTGGTGGCCTTGGCGTCCGTGTCGTCGCTCTTCCTGTTTTCGGTGCTGGTGTTCGTGGCGGTGCGGCTGTGCAGGAGGAGGCGGGCGGCGTCGGGGGGCGGCTGCTCGGTGCCCGAGGGTCCGTTTCCGGGCCACCTGGTGGACGTCAGCGGCGCGGGGACCCTGTCCCACAGCTACCAGTATGAGGTGTGTCTGACGGGAGGTTCAGCGACCGGTGAGTTCAAGTTCTTGAAGCCGATTatccccaacttcccaccccagCGCTCTGGGAAAGAGACGGAAGAAAATCCTACCTTCCACAATAGCTTTGGGTTCAATATATAG